A region of Moorena producens PAL-8-15-08-1 DNA encodes the following proteins:
- a CDS encoding DNA-binding protein, translated as MNKCVGTTEAASLLGISSRRLRQLLEKGRVRGAYKTGKFWIIPLFNHLPQITKGTRGPKGKWRTSRPPALAKINVNRNHIGSNIKKSPKERKPVISVKRSGTNLYGNEVEILGPSKIVYNPDHPLDCGARLWIETFSDIHFVGGSFPASR; from the coding sequence ATGAACAAATGCGTTGGAACTACTGAAGCGGCATCTCTATTAGGAATTTCCTCTCGACGATTGCGCCAACTCCTAGAGAAGGGTCGCGTTCGCGGTGCTTATAAAACTGGGAAATTCTGGATTATCCCTCTGTTCAACCATTTGCCACAAATTACCAAAGGTACCCGTGGACCGAAGGGGAAATGGCGCACTAGTCGTCCTCCCGCTTTAGCGAAGATTAATGTCAACCGCAATCACATTGGCTCGAATATCAAGAAAAGCCCCAAAGAGCGCAAGCCAGTGATTTCAGTAAAACGCAGTGGTACCAATCTCTACGGCAACGAAGTAGAAATCCTTGGTCCAAGTAAGATTGTCTATAATCCCGATCATCCACTCGATTGTGGCGCTCGTTTGTGGATTGAAACCTTTAGTGATATTCACTTCGTTGGTGGTAGTTTTCCTGCTAGTCGTTGA
- a CDS encoding IS4 family transposase, translating into MDQPGNKSEIFQDIRHAKRLRKTLVVLSEHPGETVPKASGNASNSQSIYRFWSNEKVTRTQILASHKEGVVRRCVEAGVVLAIQDTTDLEYTTHEATKGLGYINQTLQQGIKVHSCIAVSAKGKPLGLLHQQSWTRKHRSGLKKERKKKAIQEKESYRWLETVKGAEEGLAEKAKLIHVADREADIFELFAQKRSANSELLILREYNRRVKEEMGYLLPMIEQRPILGTMTINLERNPKRPARQASLQIRGIRVTLEVPQHHPKPHNLHPVEINVLLVEETEKPADGSQPIRWLLLTTLPIDDFQKAWQCVQWYSYRWLIERFHFTLKSG; encoded by the coding sequence TTGGATCAGCCAGGAAATAAATCCGAAATTTTTCAGGACATACGTCATGCCAAAAGATTGAGAAAGACACTTGTGGTCTTAAGCGAGCATCCAGGAGAAACAGTACCAAAAGCGAGTGGTAATGCCAGCAACAGCCAAAGTATTTACAGATTTTGGTCAAATGAGAAAGTGACAAGAACACAAATATTGGCTTCACACAAGGAAGGCGTAGTGAGGAGATGTGTGGAAGCAGGAGTAGTGCTGGCAATACAGGACACGACCGACTTGGAGTATACGACACATGAAGCCACAAAAGGTTTGGGATATATAAATCAGACCCTTCAACAAGGAATTAAAGTTCATAGCTGTATAGCGGTCAGTGCCAAAGGAAAACCATTAGGACTGCTACATCAACAGAGTTGGACCAGAAAGCACAGGAGTGGTTTGAAAAAAGAACGCAAGAAAAAAGCGATTCAAGAAAAAGAAAGTTATCGATGGTTAGAGACAGTTAAGGGAGCTGAAGAAGGACTAGCGGAAAAAGCCAAGCTCATACATGTTGCAGATCGTGAGGCTGATATCTTCGAGTTATTCGCCCAAAAGCGTTCTGCTAATAGCGAATTACTGATTCTTCGAGAGTATAATCGCAGGGTGAAAGAGGAGATGGGATATCTGTTACCGATGATTGAACAAAGACCAATTTTAGGTACAATGACCATCAACTTAGAGCGTAATCCCAAACGTCCAGCTCGTCAGGCATCATTACAAATCCGAGGGATAAGAGTCACTTTGGAAGTGCCTCAACATCATCCCAAACCCCACAATCTCCATCCAGTGGAAATCAACGTACTACTGGTAGAAGAAACTGAGAAACCGGCTGATGGTAGTCAACCCATTCGTTGGTTGTTGCTCACAACTCTACCAATTGACGACTTCCAAAAAGCTTGGCAATGCGTGCAGTGGTATAGTTATCGATGGCTCATCGAACGCTTTCACTTTACCCTTAAAAGTGGCTGA
- a CDS encoding DNA-binding protein, with protein sequence MNKCVGTTEAASLLGISSRRLRQLLEKGRVRGAYKTGKFWIIPLFNHLPQITKSTRGPKGKWRTSRPPALAKINVNRNHIGSNIKKSPKERKPVISVKRSGTNLYGNEVEILGPCKIVYNPDNPLDCGARLWIETFSDIHFVS encoded by the coding sequence ATGAACAAGTGCGTTGGAACTACTGAAGCGGCATCTCTATTAGGAATTTCTTCTCGACGATTGCGCCAACTCCTAGAGAAGGGTCGGGTGCGGGGTGCCTATAAAACTGGTAAATTCTGGATTATTCCTCTGTTCAACCATTTGCCACAAATAACTAAAAGTACTCGTGGACCGAAGGGGAAATGGCGCACTAGTCGTCCTCCCGCTTTAGCGAAGATTAATGTCAACCGCAATCACATTGGCTCGAATATCAAGAAAAGCCCCAAAGAGCGCAAGCCAGTGATTTCAGTAAAACGAAGTGGCACCAATCTCTACGGCAACGAAGTGGAAATCCTTGGTCCATGTAAGATTGTCTATAATCCCGATAATCCACTCGATTGTGGCGCTCGTTTGTGGATTGAAACTTTTAGTGATATTCACTTTGTTTCTTGA
- a CDS encoding DUF4278 domain-containing protein, whose amino-acid sequence MKLRYRRISYKLKPSLLEVTEGEIGGIYRVQNWRYHYPKYLPKFPQIDLS is encoded by the coding sequence ATGAAACTTAGGTATCGTCGTATCAGTTACAAGCTTAAACCTTCTCTACTAGAAGTGACAGAGGGTGAAATTGGTGGAATTTATCGAGTACAGAATTGGAGATATCACTATCCCAAATACCTTCCTAAATTCCCTCAGATTGATTTAAGTTAG
- a CDS encoding EF-hand domain-containing protein, producing the protein MLTELQTRKWSRLFQIYDADGNGVVEQADFETIFQTLAQARQLEANSPKYNQLHAKFMEDWEHLQKDADTDNDGKVNLKDWLAHGYRRINDDSMYQTVVDMGNQVFELLDLNGDGVITADEYKIILGSWRVSEELAEQIFPKLDFNGDGHISKEELVELVKQFHMSDDPDAPGNSFFGPY; encoded by the coding sequence ATGTTGACAGAACTTCAAACCAGAAAATGGAGCAGACTATTCCAGATTTATGACGCAGATGGAAACGGTGTCGTAGAACAAGCAGACTTTGAAACTATCTTCCAAACCTTAGCCCAAGCCCGCCAACTCGAAGCTAATTCCCCCAAATATAATCAGCTCCATGCTAAATTCATGGAGGATTGGGAACATCTCCAAAAGGATGCTGATACAGATAACGATGGTAAAGTAAACCTAAAGGATTGGTTAGCACACGGTTATCGACGGATCAATGATGATTCAATGTACCAAACAGTAGTAGATATGGGCAACCAAGTTTTCGAGTTATTAGACCTAAATGGAGACGGCGTTATTACTGCTGATGAATACAAAATAATTCTTGGAAGTTGGCGAGTTTCTGAGGAATTAGCAGAACAGATATTTCCTAAGTTAGATTTCAATGGTGACGGTCATATATCTAAAGAAGAGTTGGTAGAATTAGTTAAGCAATTCCATATGAGCGATGATCCAGATGCACCAGGAAATAGTTTCTTCGGTCCCTACTAA